In the genome of Actinomadura graeca, one region contains:
- a CDS encoding sigma-70 family RNA polymerase sigma factor yields the protein MPGELERIAQIDDPYELLRAATERLADAQQEVTELARLRRRLIQELHAQGMSYAQIAHAAGLSRGRIHQIRHTGPAPEGAFLGAGEVTVVTPLRPDPASDRTYVALDDLKTGQRLGNLARTFDLIVNTDHVGLDGEVDLDRAGLLVICGPRMSPAMHEAYGKDPVLEWKRDDAGWLLRDTRTGAEHRSGQEDEPPRLYDVGYLGRLPRPDGNGSFLAIAGIHPEGSLGVVHLLTTDIGSLWGQVGDDRFSVVVGTEYSADTHEPVRTELLTPIYRHDEAPS from the coding sequence ATGCCAGGCGAGTTGGAGCGCATCGCGCAGATCGACGACCCGTATGAGCTGCTGCGCGCCGCGACTGAGCGTCTGGCAGATGCGCAGCAGGAAGTGACGGAGTTGGCGCGGTTGCGGCGGCGGCTGATTCAGGAGCTGCACGCGCAGGGCATGTCGTACGCGCAGATCGCTCACGCGGCGGGGTTGAGCCGCGGGCGTATCCATCAGATCCGGCACACCGGGCCAGCGCCGGAGGGGGCCTTCCTGGGGGCGGGTGAGGTGACGGTGGTCACTCCCCTGCGTCCTGACCCTGCCAGTGACCGAACGTACGTCGCGTTGGACGATCTGAAGACGGGGCAACGGCTGGGTAATTTGGCACGGACGTTCGACCTGATCGTCAACACTGATCATGTCGGCCTGGACGGCGAGGTCGACCTCGACCGGGCGGGTCTGCTGGTGATCTGCGGCCCCCGGATGTCGCCCGCGATGCATGAGGCGTACGGCAAGGACCCCGTCCTGGAATGGAAGCGGGACGACGCCGGATGGCTGCTGCGCGACACCCGCACCGGCGCCGAGCACAGATCGGGTCAGGAGGACGAGCCGCCCCGGCTGTATGACGTCGGTTATCTCGGTCGGCTCCCCCGGCCGGACGGCAACGGCAGTTTCCTCGCCATCGCGGGTATCCATCCTGAGGGGTCGTTGGGTGTGGTGCACCTGCTGACCACGGATATCGGGAGCCTGTGGGGGCAGGTCGGCGATGACCGGTTCTCGGTCGTGGTCGGTACCGAGTACAGCGCGGACACCCATGAGCCGGTGCGGACAGAGCTGCTGACCCCGATCTACCGGCATGACGAGGCGCCAAGCTGA
- the dcd gene encoding dCTP deaminase yields MLLSDRDIRFELESGRVKIDPYEPGMVQPSSVDVRLDRYFRVFENHKYPHIDPAVEQSDLTRLVEVEPDEAFVLHPGEFVLASTYEVFGLPDDLAARLEGKSSLGRLGLLTHSTAGWIDPGFGGHVTLELSNVATLPIKLWPGMKIGQMCLFRTSSPAEYPYGSEKYGSRYQDQRGPTPSRSYLNFHRTRV; encoded by the coding sequence GTGCTGCTCTCCGATCGCGACATCAGGTTCGAGCTCGAGTCCGGGCGGGTGAAGATCGACCCGTATGAGCCGGGCATGGTCCAGCCGTCCAGTGTGGACGTGCGGCTGGACCGGTACTTCCGGGTGTTCGAGAACCACAAGTATCCGCACATCGACCCTGCCGTGGAGCAGAGTGATCTGACACGGCTGGTGGAGGTGGAGCCGGACGAGGCGTTCGTGCTGCATCCCGGGGAGTTCGTGCTCGCGTCGACGTACGAGGTGTTCGGGTTGCCGGACGATCTGGCGGCGCGGCTGGAGGGGAAGAGTTCGCTGGGGCGGCTGGGGCTGCTCACGCACTCGACGGCGGGGTGGATCGATCCGGGGTTCGGCGGGCATGTGACGCTGGAGCTGTCGAACGTGGCGACGCTGCCGATCAAGCTGTGGCCGGGGATGAAGATCGGGCAGATGTGCCTGTTCAGGACGAGTTCCCCCGCGGAGTATCCGTACGGGTCGGAGAAGTACGGGTCGCGCTATCAGGATCAGCGGGGGCCGACGCCGTCCAGGTCTTATCTGAACTTCCATCGGACTCGGGTCTGA
- a CDS encoding excisionase family DNA-binding protein produces the protein MSNAPHPIGLDERLLTVEQAAVFLNTSPRFPRRLVAERRIRFVKVGRFVRIPESALREFVSAGLVEPMTASDVWRAA, from the coding sequence ATGAGCAACGCACCTCACCCGATCGGCCTCGACGAGCGGCTACTGACCGTCGAGCAGGCCGCCGTGTTCCTCAACACCAGTCCGCGGTTCCCTCGTCGGCTCGTGGCCGAACGCCGCATCCGCTTCGTCAAGGTCGGGCGTTTCGTCCGCATCCCCGAATCCGCGCTCCGCGAGTTCGTCTCCGCTGGGCTCGTCGAGCCCATGACCGCTTCCGACGTCTGGAGGGCCGCCTGA
- a CDS encoding replication initiator, with protein MAKIIDRPDFERWAARARATGGCSQPVFLTGTVKHVHTGTGELLHHYSTDTEPDGALPVACKTRRASRCPACAEIYRADTYQLIRAGLAGGKGIPESVSGHPAAFVTLTAPSFGPVHARRVRNGERVERCHPRRGARPCPHGVVASCGVQHSENDPRLGEPLCADCYDYAGSVLFNALAPELWRRFTLALRRYLAKSVGLTQKEFRETLAVSFAKVAEYQRRGVVHFHAVIRFDGPGGPATPPPDWANVQLLGDAVRHVASAVSVATPAAPGIPARSLTWGAQVDVKTITSSGTLTQQAVAGYIAKYATKAAECVGTLDRRLLPTDDLAALPITAHARRLISECLRLGALEEFADLRLAQWAHMLGFRGHFSTKSRRYSTTLGALRAARIAFVREQSPGWLPPDDQDPALILAIGEWRFQSQGLSRGEALVTAALTGRPLPPPVTANGSSA; from the coding sequence ATGGCAAAGATCATCGACCGGCCTGACTTCGAGCGCTGGGCCGCTCGTGCTCGCGCTACCGGCGGCTGCTCTCAGCCAGTGTTCCTGACCGGCACCGTGAAACACGTCCACACCGGCACCGGCGAACTACTGCACCACTACTCAACCGACACCGAACCGGACGGCGCGCTGCCGGTGGCCTGCAAAACCCGCCGTGCCTCCCGCTGCCCTGCCTGCGCCGAGATCTACCGCGCCGACACCTACCAGCTCATCCGCGCGGGCCTTGCCGGTGGGAAGGGCATCCCGGAAAGCGTCTCCGGCCATCCGGCCGCCTTCGTCACACTGACCGCGCCCTCGTTCGGTCCCGTCCATGCGCGGCGCGTGCGCAACGGCGAACGGGTCGAGCGCTGCCACCCTCGGCGGGGCGCTAGGCCGTGCCCTCATGGCGTGGTGGCCTCCTGCGGCGTTCAACACTCCGAAAACGATCCTCGGCTCGGTGAACCGCTGTGCGCCGACTGCTACGACTACGCCGGGTCGGTGCTGTTCAATGCGCTGGCGCCGGAACTGTGGCGGCGCTTCACGCTGGCGCTGCGGCGCTACCTCGCCAAGTCGGTCGGGCTGACGCAGAAGGAGTTCCGAGAGACGCTGGCCGTCTCCTTCGCCAAGGTGGCCGAATACCAGCGTCGGGGCGTCGTCCACTTCCACGCCGTCATCCGCTTCGATGGTCCCGGCGGTCCGGCCACACCTCCACCCGATTGGGCGAACGTCCAACTCCTGGGGGACGCCGTCCGGCACGTGGCCAGCGCCGTATCGGTCGCCACTCCGGCGGCACCCGGTATCCCGGCGCGGTCCCTGACCTGGGGCGCGCAAGTCGACGTCAAGACCATCACCAGCTCGGGCACGCTCACGCAGCAGGCCGTAGCGGGCTACATCGCCAAGTACGCCACCAAGGCCGCCGAATGCGTCGGCACCCTGGACCGACGTCTTCTGCCCACTGACGACCTGGCCGCGTTGCCGATCACCGCACATGCCCGGCGGCTCATCAGCGAGTGCCTGCGCTTGGGTGCCCTGGAGGAGTTCGCAGACCTCCGGCTCGCCCAGTGGGCTCACATGCTCGGCTTCCGGGGCCACTTCTCCACCAAGTCCCGCCGGTACTCCACCACCCTCGGCGCGCTGCGAGCCGCTCGCATCGCCTTCGTCCGCGAGCAGTCCCCCGGCTGGCTACCACCCGACGACCAGGACCCTGCCCTGATCCTCGCCATCGGCGAATGGCGCTTCCAAAGCCAGGGCCTTTCGCGCGGCGAAGCGCTCGTCACCGCCGCACTCACCGGAAGACCCCTACCTCCTCCGGTCACTGCGAACGGGAGTTCCGCATGA
- a CDS encoding (Fe-S)-binding protein, with the protein MFWITLVIGLAGTAVALALAGRRVLFLYAIAKSGQPDPERVLQVKRDPKADIEDQVTEVLGQRKLLKWSVAGAAHAAVMWAFFLLATVYLEAAVALLFGLDEHIPWLQTWGPIGFVQDTIALACTAGLITFTAIRVKNSPQRIGRKSRFKGSHLSGAWITLFMIFNVIWTMFFFRGVAWASGNLAYGKGAYFSYAVGHLFDGLGHDTLEVLESVGLLLHIAVALIFLVFVVHSKHLHIFLAPLNVMFKRRPDGLGAVQPMMSGGKPLDFEEADPDEDVFGRGKIEDFTWKGFLDMATCTECGRCQSQCPAWNTGKPLSPKMLVLELRDHALAKAPYFTASEEQREKFTDEQKLAMQVDKELVAEDGVIHPDVLWSCTNCGACVEQCPVDIEHIDHILDMRRFQVMIESSFPSEAGVMLKNLENKGNPWGMSETKRLEWIGELDFEVEIVDEKLPEDTEYLFWVGCAGALEDRAKKTTKAVAELLHIAGVKFAVLGPMEACTGDPARRLGMEFVFQMLAQQNVETLNEAGAKKIVATCPHCFNTLANEYPQIGGEYEVVHHTQLLAHLVETGKLTPVTPIEENITYHDPCFLGRHNKVYKQPRDIMATVPGVRTREMHRHKDRGFCCGAGGARMWMEERIGKRINTERVDEALETDPDTVSTACPFCLVMLGDAINEKKNSGDAKETLEVVDVSQLLIRSIKS; encoded by the coding sequence GTGTTCTGGATCACGTTGGTCATAGGGCTCGCCGGCACGGCGGTCGCGCTGGCGCTCGCCGGGCGGCGGGTGCTGTTCCTCTACGCCATCGCCAAGAGCGGCCAGCCGGACCCCGAACGGGTGCTCCAGGTCAAGCGTGACCCCAAGGCCGACATCGAAGACCAGGTCACCGAGGTCCTCGGCCAGCGCAAACTGCTGAAATGGTCGGTCGCGGGCGCCGCGCACGCTGCCGTCATGTGGGCGTTCTTCCTCCTCGCCACCGTCTACCTGGAAGCGGCCGTCGCGCTGCTGTTCGGGCTGGACGAGCACATCCCCTGGCTCCAGACGTGGGGCCCGATCGGCTTCGTCCAGGACACCATCGCCCTCGCCTGCACCGCCGGCCTGATCACCTTCACCGCGATCCGCGTCAAGAACTCCCCCCAGCGCATCGGACGCAAATCCCGCTTCAAGGGCTCCCACCTCAGCGGCGCCTGGATCACGCTCTTCATGATCTTCAACGTGATCTGGACGATGTTCTTCTTCCGGGGCGTCGCATGGGCCAGCGGCAACCTCGCCTACGGCAAAGGCGCCTACTTCTCCTACGCCGTCGGCCACCTCTTCGACGGCCTGGGCCACGACACCCTCGAAGTGCTGGAGTCCGTCGGCCTGCTGCTGCACATCGCCGTCGCGCTGATCTTCCTCGTCTTCGTCGTCCACTCCAAGCACCTGCACATCTTCCTCGCGCCGCTGAACGTCATGTTCAAGCGCCGCCCGGACGGCCTCGGCGCCGTCCAGCCCATGATGTCGGGCGGCAAGCCCCTGGACTTCGAGGAGGCCGACCCCGACGAGGACGTCTTCGGCCGCGGCAAGATCGAGGACTTCACCTGGAAGGGCTTCCTCGACATGGCGACCTGCACCGAGTGCGGACGCTGCCAGTCGCAATGCCCCGCCTGGAACACCGGCAAGCCCCTGTCGCCGAAGATGCTCGTCCTCGAACTGCGCGACCACGCCCTCGCCAAGGCGCCCTACTTCACCGCCTCCGAAGAACAGCGCGAGAAGTTCACCGACGAGCAGAAGCTCGCCATGCAGGTCGACAAGGAACTCGTCGCCGAGGACGGCGTCATCCACCCCGACGTCCTCTGGTCCTGCACCAACTGCGGCGCCTGCGTCGAGCAATGCCCCGTCGACATCGAGCACATCGACCACATCCTGGACATGCGCCGTTTCCAGGTCATGATCGAGTCCTCGTTCCCGTCCGAGGCCGGCGTCATGCTGAAGAACCTGGAGAACAAGGGCAACCCCTGGGGCATGTCCGAGACGAAGCGCCTCGAATGGATCGGGGAACTCGACTTCGAGGTCGAGATCGTCGACGAGAAACTCCCCGAGGACACCGAGTACCTCTTCTGGGTCGGCTGCGCCGGCGCCCTGGAAGACCGCGCCAAGAAGACCACTAAGGCCGTCGCCGAACTCCTGCACATCGCCGGCGTCAAATTCGCCGTCCTCGGCCCGATGGAAGCCTGCACCGGCGACCCCGCACGCCGCCTCGGCATGGAGTTCGTCTTCCAGATGCTCGCCCAGCAGAACGTCGAGACCCTGAACGAGGCCGGCGCCAAGAAGATCGTCGCGACCTGTCCCCACTGCTTCAACACCCTCGCCAACGAATACCCGCAGATCGGCGGCGAGTACGAGGTCGTCCACCACACCCAGCTCCTCGCCCACCTGGTGGAGACGGGCAAACTCACCCCCGTCACCCCGATCGAGGAGAACATCACCTACCACGACCCCTGCTTCCTCGGCCGCCACAACAAGGTCTACAAGCAGCCGCGCGACATCATGGCCACCGTCCCCGGCGTCCGCACCCGCGAAATGCACCGCCACAAGGACCGCGGCTTCTGCTGTGGCGCCGGCGGCGCCCGCATGTGGATGGAAGAGCGCATCGGCAAGCGCATCAACACCGAACGCGTCGACGAAGCACTCGAGACCGACCCCGACACCGTCTCCACCGCCTGCCCGTTCTGCCTGGTCATGCTCGGCGACGCCATCAACGAGAAGAAGAACTCGGGCGACGCCAAGGAGACACTGGAGGTCGTCGACGTCTCCCAACTCCTGATCCGCTCGATCAAAAGCTGA
- a CDS encoding FtsK/SpoIIIE domain-containing protein, whose amino-acid sequence MRLRLHDGQVPADYQKAAEGIAHAWRVHSVRVVDVRPGFVTLWATMRDPLVDVVTEPETGELLTVRPGKLENGHDWVIDFRIVPHWLNAGATQSGKSNLANAVIKGLAPQPVALVGFDLKGGVEFTPYAPRLSALATTRKESVVLLADLVDEVENRMAVCRAHGARNVWTLPDDLRPVPVVILVDEVAELFLMADKSEKDEVARTATALLRVVQLGRAFAVYLVVCGQRIGSDLGPGVTALRAQLSGRVCHRVNDPETANMTLGDLDPAALDAARAIPAETPGVCVVAGQDGAWHRARSVYVPECEAEQAARDFAHLTPDWKTLVGSVPTVHPAA is encoded by the coding sequence ATGCGCCTCCGCCTGCATGACGGACAGGTTCCTGCCGACTACCAGAAGGCGGCGGAGGGCATCGCGCACGCCTGGCGCGTGCACTCGGTTCGCGTGGTCGACGTCCGGCCGGGCTTCGTCACGCTGTGGGCCACGATGCGTGATCCGCTGGTCGACGTGGTCACCGAACCCGAGACCGGTGAACTGCTGACGGTGCGTCCCGGCAAGTTGGAGAACGGGCACGACTGGGTGATCGATTTCCGCATCGTCCCGCACTGGCTCAACGCTGGGGCGACTCAGTCCGGCAAGTCCAACCTGGCCAACGCGGTGATCAAGGGTCTGGCTCCGCAACCGGTCGCCCTGGTCGGCTTCGACCTCAAGGGCGGTGTGGAGTTCACGCCGTACGCGCCTCGGCTCTCGGCCTTGGCGACCACCCGCAAAGAGTCCGTTGTCCTGCTGGCCGACCTGGTGGACGAGGTCGAGAACCGCATGGCGGTGTGCCGCGCGCACGGTGCCCGCAACGTCTGGACGCTGCCGGACGACCTGCGTCCGGTGCCGGTGGTGATCCTGGTGGACGAAGTCGCCGAACTGTTCCTGATGGCCGACAAGTCCGAGAAGGACGAGGTTGCCAGGACAGCTACCGCGCTGCTGCGGGTGGTGCAGCTCGGGCGGGCGTTCGCGGTGTACCTGGTGGTGTGCGGGCAGCGCATCGGCTCTGATCTGGGGCCCGGTGTGACGGCGCTGCGGGCGCAACTGTCGGGGCGGGTGTGCCACCGGGTCAACGATCCGGAGACGGCGAACATGACGCTTGGCGACCTCGACCCGGCCGCCCTCGACGCTGCCCGCGCCATCCCCGCCGAGACTCCTGGCGTGTGCGTTGTCGCCGGACAAGATGGCGCCTGGCACCGTGCTCGGTCGGTCTACGTCCCCGAGTGTGAGGCCGAACAGGCTGCGCGCGACTTCGCGCACCTCACCCCCGACTGGAAGACCCTCGTCGGCTCGGTCCCGACCGTCCACCCGGCCGCATAA
- a CDS encoding protein phosphatase 2C domain-containing protein — protein MRVQIASEPGRPGRANEDFAAVAPGLFVVIDGAGTPADVGTGCEHSVAWYARHLGGAVLAAAVDAGTGLDEALAVSIERVNALHVRTCDLRHPGSPSATVALARMDGGRLEHLVLSDAVVVLDRIGQSPAVVTDDRLTDVIARLDEPERSPAVGSDAHARWLRDRVERLAAHRNRPGGFWVASTKPEAAGEALTGSSSLDELNGVALLSDGASRLVDRFGLLGWPELLAVLRKGGPEELIARTRDAEASDPVGARWPRGKAADDASAVWWAREDAVPRDL, from the coding sequence ATGCGCGTACAGATCGCCAGCGAACCGGGGCGTCCAGGGCGGGCGAACGAGGACTTCGCCGCGGTGGCACCCGGGCTCTTCGTGGTCATCGACGGGGCAGGCACTCCGGCGGACGTGGGCACGGGATGTGAGCATTCGGTCGCCTGGTACGCGCGCCACCTGGGCGGGGCGGTCCTAGCGGCTGCGGTCGATGCCGGTACGGGTTTGGACGAGGCACTGGCGGTCAGTATCGAGCGGGTCAACGCTCTCCATGTCCGGACGTGTGACCTGAGGCATCCGGGATCGCCCTCGGCGACCGTCGCCCTGGCGCGGATGGACGGCGGGCGGCTCGAACATCTGGTGCTCTCGGACGCCGTGGTCGTCCTCGATCGGATCGGCCAGTCGCCGGCGGTCGTCACCGATGACCGTCTTACCGACGTGATCGCCCGGCTGGACGAGCCGGAGCGGTCGCCTGCGGTGGGCAGTGACGCGCACGCCCGGTGGTTGCGGGATCGGGTCGAGCGGCTAGCGGCCCACCGCAACCGGCCCGGCGGGTTCTGGGTGGCCAGTACGAAACCTGAAGCGGCCGGGGAGGCGCTCACGGGATCTAGTTCCCTTGATGAGCTGAACGGCGTTGCGCTGCTGAGCGACGGGGCGAGCCGGTTGGTCGATCGCTTCGGCCTGCTGGGCTGGCCGGAGCTGCTCGCCGTGCTCCGCAAGGGCGGACCGGAGGAGCTCATCGCCCGTACGCGTGATGCGGAGGCGTCCGACCCGGTCGGGGCGCGGTGGCCCCGCGGGAAGGCGGCCGATGACGCGAGCGCGGTCTGGTGGGCGCGCGAGGATGCGGTTCCCAGAGATCTGTAG
- a CDS encoding tyrosine-type recombinase/integrase has protein sequence MAKGNKPGHRRFGNIRKRASGRYQASYIGPTGRRHFAPQTFERKSEAERWLSLVEAQVFSGDWTDPDRAKVRLGDYAAKWIEQRPNLRPRTVELYRWLLKKHIAPHLGGVQLGKLSTAMIRDWRTTLLEAGVSASMTAKAYRLLRAVLMTAVVEDRVLTRNPCQVRGAGTEHAAERPTLTVAQVFELAERVGARPVGNVRKLDSDEYRLRYRVKDGVMRRFPQTFATRTQAERVLWKLAEDGHADVVRDDRLRAFILLAAFASLRWGEVTALRRSDIDTVKRTVRVRAAYVERANGEMILGPTKSRAGLRTVSIPAAIVPDLVAHLEKYVRPEAESLVFTGLKGGPLRRSGFNKITRWSHVVEALGVPTLHFHDLRHTGNSLAADMGVSLKTLMTRMGHDNERAALRYQHRSDRADRVIADGLDALVQAERQAADDEEGEGSAGALVPVA, from the coding sequence ATGGCCAAGGGAAACAAGCCGGGTCACCGCCGCTTCGGCAACATCCGCAAGCGCGCCTCCGGCCGGTATCAAGCCAGCTACATCGGGCCGACCGGGCGGCGGCACTTCGCTCCCCAGACCTTCGAGCGCAAGAGCGAGGCTGAACGCTGGCTGTCGCTGGTCGAAGCGCAGGTCTTCAGCGGCGACTGGACCGACCCTGACCGTGCCAAGGTGCGGCTCGGGGACTACGCCGCGAAGTGGATCGAACAGCGGCCGAACCTGCGTCCTCGCACGGTCGAGTTGTACCGCTGGCTACTCAAGAAGCACATCGCGCCGCACCTCGGCGGCGTGCAGCTCGGCAAGCTCAGCACGGCCATGATCCGCGACTGGCGGACGACGCTCCTGGAAGCCGGGGTGTCGGCGAGCATGACGGCTAAGGCGTACCGGCTGCTGCGGGCGGTGCTGATGACGGCCGTTGTCGAGGACCGGGTTCTCACCCGCAACCCGTGTCAGGTCCGCGGGGCCGGTACCGAGCACGCGGCCGAGCGACCGACGCTCACGGTCGCCCAAGTCTTCGAGCTGGCGGAGCGGGTGGGCGCGCGCCCGGTCGGCAACGTCCGCAAGCTGGACAGCGATGAGTACCGGCTGCGCTACCGGGTCAAGGACGGCGTCATGCGGCGCTTCCCGCAGACCTTCGCGACGCGTACGCAGGCCGAGCGGGTTCTCTGGAAGCTCGCCGAGGATGGGCACGCGGACGTTGTCCGGGACGACCGGCTACGCGCGTTCATCCTGCTGGCTGCCTTCGCGAGCCTGCGATGGGGTGAGGTGACCGCGCTGCGGCGGTCCGACATCGACACCGTCAAGAGAACCGTTCGGGTGCGTGCTGCCTACGTCGAACGGGCCAACGGAGAGATGATCCTCGGCCCCACCAAGTCCCGGGCGGGGCTGCGCACGGTCTCGATCCCGGCTGCGATCGTGCCGGACCTGGTGGCGCACCTGGAAAAGTACGTCCGGCCAGAGGCAGAGTCGCTCGTCTTCACCGGCCTGAAAGGCGGGCCACTGCGACGGAGCGGCTTTAACAAGATCACGCGCTGGAGCCACGTCGTCGAGGCGCTCGGAGTGCCGACCCTGCATTTCCACGATCTTCGGCACACCGGCAACTCGCTCGCGGCCGACATGGGCGTCTCACTCAAAACGCTCATGACCCGGATGGGCCATGACAACGAGCGGGCCGCGCTGCGCTACCAGCATCGCTCGGACCGGGCTGACCGCGTGATCGCGGACGGCCTGGACGCCCTCGTCCAAGCGGAGCGGCAGGCAGCGGACGACGAGGAGGGTGAGGGATCGGCGGGGGCGCTGGTTCCGGTGGCTTAA
- a CDS encoding DUF2637 domain-containing protein gives MTRRIFEALADSGPVVVLAGIAAAGSFTHIRDTATEHGQRGWMAWAIAVCIDLTCVMAAGERQRDKRTERRAGRLSWPTLVLVGGILLSLAANLAQADPTTWGWITAGTPAGAFLVAVSMLERRKAGTWAAVRPSPVPDSFGRPSSAVSSSDSSSSRWIVWEEDRPSSPTSPVVLDEPDGQTSIPVPVESAPTASSPSPPAESSAGVEPAGPLVDFARRVAAEHQTEHGRPITRDILRARLGVSNQLASDLLRQVRTDQAHSEATA, from the coding sequence ATGACCCGGCGGATCTTCGAGGCGCTGGCCGACTCGGGGCCGGTCGTGGTGCTTGCGGGGATCGCGGCGGCCGGGTCGTTCACCCACATCCGCGACACCGCCACCGAACACGGCCAGCGCGGGTGGATGGCCTGGGCCATCGCGGTCTGCATCGACCTCACCTGCGTGATGGCGGCCGGGGAGCGTCAGCGCGACAAGCGCACCGAGCGGAGGGCGGGGCGGTTGTCGTGGCCGACGCTGGTCCTGGTCGGCGGCATCCTGCTCTCGCTGGCCGCGAACCTTGCACAAGCCGATCCGACCACGTGGGGCTGGATCACCGCGGGCACTCCGGCGGGCGCCTTCCTCGTCGCGGTCTCCATGCTGGAACGCCGCAAGGCCGGCACTTGGGCGGCTGTTCGCCCCTCGCCGGTGCCGGACTCGTTCGGCCGTCCGTCCTCGGCGGTCTCCTCGTCCGACTCGTCCTCGTCGCGGTGGATCGTGTGGGAGGAGGACCGTCCCAGCTCCCCTACCTCCCCGGTCGTCCTGGACGAGCCGGACGGCCAGACATCCATCCCCGTCCCTGTCGAGTCGGCACCCACCGCATCGTCCCCGTCCCCACCTGCCGAGTCCTCGGCGGGGGTTGAACCGGCGGGGCCACTGGTCGACTTCGCACGCCGTGTCGCCGCCGAACACCAGACCGAACACGGACGGCCGATCACCCGAGACATCCTCCGTGCCCGGCTCGGCGTGTCCAACCAACTCGCCTCCGACCTGCTCCGGCAGGTCCGCACAGATCAAGCCCACAGCGAGGCGACCGCGTGA
- a CDS encoding ZIP family metal transporter — MAVLVSLLAFLMTLTGGLAAMRVRDHRHLVLGLAGGLMLGVVAFDLIPESLEMTHDHLFGVPAPMIGFACGFLLLHVVEQAVAIHRGHENEYAPHDHPGGHSHGAPQGKAGLLAACALVGHSLVDGLSIGLGFQSGMETGVFVALAVITHDFADGFNTFTAASLNRDDRRPALILLIADAAAPIVGAALTLLVSVPDAVLGPYLGVFGGVLLYLAAAEILPEAHSGHPRVMTLCATGLGLVAVVFSVGVAG; from the coding sequence ATGGCCGTGCTCGTGTCCCTTCTGGCGTTCTTGATGACGCTCACCGGTGGTCTGGCCGCGATGCGCGTCCGCGACCACCGGCACCTCGTCCTCGGGCTCGCCGGCGGACTCATGCTGGGCGTCGTGGCGTTCGACCTGATCCCCGAATCGCTGGAGATGACCCACGACCACCTCTTCGGCGTCCCCGCACCGATGATCGGCTTCGCGTGCGGATTCCTGCTGCTGCACGTGGTCGAGCAGGCCGTCGCGATCCACCGCGGCCACGAGAACGAGTACGCCCCGCACGACCACCCCGGCGGCCACTCGCATGGGGCACCGCAGGGAAAGGCCGGGCTGCTGGCCGCCTGCGCGCTCGTCGGGCACAGCCTGGTCGACGGCCTCAGCATCGGCCTCGGCTTCCAGTCCGGCATGGAGACCGGCGTGTTCGTGGCCCTCGCAGTGATCACGCACGACTTCGCCGACGGCTTCAACACCTTCACCGCCGCGTCGCTGAACCGCGACGACCGCCGCCCCGCCCTGATCCTGCTGATCGCCGACGCCGCCGCCCCGATCGTCGGGGCCGCGCTCACGCTGCTGGTGTCCGTCCCGGACGCGGTCCTCGGCCCCTACCTCGGGGTCTTCGGCGGCGTCCTGCTCTACCTCGCCGCCGCCGAGATCCTGCCCGAGGCGCACAGCGGCCACCCACGCGTGATGACACTCTGCGCCACCGGCCTCGGCCTGGTCGCCGTGGTCTTCAGCGTCGGCGTAGCAGGCTGA